One window of Quercus robur chromosome 12, dhQueRobu3.1, whole genome shotgun sequence genomic DNA carries:
- the LOC126709511 gene encoding low affinity sulfate transporter 3, with product MGSVPIETFSIEEKQLDIEDSSPVQRAEWVLNSPDPPPLCHELLSSIKQTVFPHGKKHSSSSKKQTPRDYAASFLQGLFPILRWGRNYKASKFKSDLMAGLTLASLSIPQSIGYASLAKLDPEYGLYTSVVPPLIYALMGSSRELAIGPVAVVSILMSSMVPNIQDPVADPIAYRNLVFTVTFFAGTFQAMFGMFRLGFLIDFLSHAAIVGFMAGAAIIIGLQQLRGLFGFSHFTNKTDVVSVLESVFESLHSEWFPLNFVLGCSFLIFLLVARFIGRRNKKLFWLPTIAPLIAVILSTLIVFLTKADKHGVKIIKHIKVGVNRSSVNQLQFHGPHVGQAAKVGLITAIIALTEAIAVGRSFASIRGYHLDGNKEMVAMGFMNIAGSLTSCYVATGSFSRTAVNFSAGCQTVVSNIVMAITVLVSLELLTRLLYFTPITILASIILSALPGLIDINEAFYIWKVDKMDFLACLGAFLGVLFASVEIGLMVAVAISFAKILLKSIRPGIEELGRLPGTDIFCDISQYPMAIKTPAIITIRVNSSLLCFANANFIRERIVRWVTEHENEMKDNANGSVQAVILDMSNMMSIDTSGIVALQELHKELVSHGIELAMTNPRQQVIHKLKLANFLDKLGRGWIFLTVGEAVDACLNSNLVSLSSC from the exons aTGGGTTCAGTTCCAATTGAGACCTTCAGTATAGAGGAGAAGCAGCTGGACATAGAGGATTCTAGTCCAGTTCAGAGGGCTGAATGGGTTCTCAATTCTCCTGATCCACCACCTCTATGTCACGAGCTTTTAAGTTCAATCAAACAGACAGTGTTTCCTCATGGAAAAAAACACTCTTCATCTTCCAAGAAGCAAACTCCAAGGGATTATGCTGCTTCATTCCTGCAGGGTCTATTTCCAATCCTCAGGTGGGGAAGGAATTACAAGGCATCAAAGTTTAAAAGCGATTTGATGGCAGGTTTGACACTGGCTAGCCTTAGCATCCCTCAG AGTATTGGATATGCTAGTTTAGCAAAACTTGATCCTGAATATGGCCTGT ACACAAGCGTTGTCCCACCTCTGATTTATGCTCTAATGGGGAGTTCAAGAGAGCTAGCTATTGGACCAGTAGCCGTAGTTTCCATTCTGATGTCTTCCATGGTTCCAAATATACAAGATCCTGTGGCTGATCCCATTGCCTACAGAAATCTTGTTTTCACGGTTACCTTCTTCGCCGGAACTTTCCAAGCTATGTTCGGAATGTTCAG ATTGGGCTTCCTTATTGATTTTCTTTCACATGCTGCAATTGTTGGATTCATGGCGGGTGCAGCCATTATTATTGGTCTTCAACAACTAAGAGGGCTATTTGGGTTTAGTCACTTTACCAACAAAACTGACGTAGTATCTGTCTTAGAGTCTGTTTTTGAATCACTTCACAGTGAA TGGTTTCCTCTGAATTTTGTCCTTGGTTGTTCATTCCTGATCTTCCTCCTAGTCGCCAGGTTTATA GGCAGAAGAAACAAAAAGCTCTTCTGGTTGCCTACTATTGCTCCTCTTATAGCAGTTATATTATCCACTTTGATAGTGTTTCTAACCAAAGCTGATAAGCATGGAGTTAAGATAATAAAACACATCAAAGTAGGCGTGAATCGAAGTTCAGTTAATCAGTTACAATTCCACGGTCCACATGTTGGACAAGCAGCAAAAGTTGGACTAATTACTGCAATTATTGCTCTCACG GAAGCCATTGCTGTTGGCCGATCTTTTGCTTCCATTAGAGGCTACCATCTTGATGGGAACAAAGAAATGGTAGCCATGGGTTTTATGAACATTGCAGGGTCTTTAACATCATGTTATGTGGCAACTG GTTCATTCTCACGGACAGCGGTAAATTTCAGTGCAGGATGTCAAACAGTGGTGTCAAATATTGTGATGGCCATTACTGTGCTTGTATCACTTGAATTGCTAACTAGGCTCTTGTACTTCACCCCCATTACAATCCTAGCTTCAATCATTCTATCTGCTCTTCCTGGACTTATAGACATAAATGAAGCTTTCTATATCTGGAAGGTTGACAAAATGGATTTTCTTGCATGTCTTGGTGCATTTCTTGGGGTCCTGTTTGCATCAGTGGAGATTGGCCTTATGGTTGCG GTAGCAATCTCATTTGcaaaaatattactaaaatcAATTCGCCCTGGCATAGAAGAACTAGGTAGACTTCCTGGAACAGATATCTTCTGTGACATCAGTCAATATCCGATGGCCATTAAAACTCCAGCAATCATAACTATCCGTGTCAATTCTTCCTTATTATGCTTCGCTAATGCCAATTTCATAAGAGAAAG GATAGTAAGGTGGGTGACAGaacatgaaaatgaaatgaaagacAATGCAAATGGAAGCGTTCAAGCAGTAATCCTTGACATGTCCA ACATGATGAGCATTGACACTTCAGGAATTGTTGCACTACAGGAACTGCACAAAGAGTTGGTTTCTCATGGCATAGAA TTAGCTATGACCAACCCAAGGCAGCAGGTGATTCACAAGCTGAAGTTGGCCAACTTTTTAGATAAACTTGGAAGAGGGTGGATTTTCCTCACCGTCGGTGAAGCTGTAGATGCATGTCTTAATTCTAACTTGGTTAGTCTTAGCAGCTGTTGA